ACCGAAGGCCAGCGCGATGCGGCGCCATGGGCCGACCGAAAAGAAATCCCCCTTGCGCATCTTGCGGTTTTGATTTGAAGGGTCGTCGCCATAGAACTGCACATAACCGCCGAGGGGTATTGCAGTGATCTGGTAGATTGTGCCTTTACGGCGGCGAAAGAGCAGCCCGCGGCCATAACCGATCGAGAAGACGCGGGGCCTTACCCCGGCGAGCTTGCCGATTATGAAATGACCGAGTTCGTGAAAAAAGACGCAGATGCCGAGAAGCAAGATGCCAGCAAGTATCGAGAGCACGATTCAAGATACTATCGCCGAGAGTCGGCGGAAAGGAAATTATGCTGCGGCAGGGGTAGTTGAAACCTACCCCTGCTGCCGCGCCGAACTATTTTGCTTTGCCGTGTACTCTGCCGAGAACGTCTGCCTCAATTCATGGCGAAAAAGGTTTTTTACAACCGCCGCTATAAGATGCCCGGCTGGGCACAGCCTTATGCGCTGTGGGGTGTCGTCGCAGCCGTTACCCTCATTGCCATTTTTTTCACGTCGATTGAGACTGTAAAACCTGAAAGCCCCGAGGCGTTGCCGACGCGCGTTAATGGTTTTGCCGACAGCCTCTTCTATGAGCTACGCGATGCTGAAAGCGGCAGCCAGGGCGAAATCATTGGCGCTTACGCTGCCCGCCTCAAAAAGAAGCATGGCTATTCAGTGCGCGAAAAAAGAGCTGGCGGTTGCCAGATCACGACCATTGAACGCGGTAACGCGAAGCCTTTTGGCATCGCTGCCATCATGTCAGGTAATCGCAGCGAGGCACTATTTGCAGCTCTGGTTTTTCTCGACAAACTCGCTGCACAAAACCCAGCTGGCGCAATCACCGTCTCTTTGGTAGTCGCACAAAAGAACTGTGAACCCCGAGACTTACTCGTCGATTGGCTTACGGGCGACATGCAGTTGCCCATTATACTCGCGGCAGGCGATGCGGTCAGCGACAATGCGGATTTCAACCGAATTGGCCATCTGAAAAACCTGAACCTGCGCCGCCACTTTGCCGGGGCATTTCTTGCCCCTGATCGCGCAACCTGGGCAAACGCCACGGCCCTCTTATCTGAGGGGGCAGGCCCCGCCGTGCGCATCATTGTGAACGAGAAATTTGGCAACGGCCCCGAACAAATTGTCGCCGAAAATCCGCTGCTGCGCCACCCGCTTGCCGGCAAGTCGGCATCGACGGCAGATTACCGGCAGGTTGCGCTCTATCTGGGTTCTTCGACGCAGCTTCATGTCGGTGGGTTTTATGTATTGCTGGCTTTGATCTGGCTGCTGGCCGTGATTCCGTTCGCGAACGCTCTCGGCACGTTTCGTGAACGACTCGATCTGGGCTCGGCGGCGACCTCGCTCGTGCTCTACGGAATGGCGTTCTTGAGCTATGTGCTCATTTTGAAACTCAGCCTGCGCTACGTGAAATCTGATCTGGTTCTCGGCGCGGTCGTGTTGCTTTTGGTACCTTTGGTATTTTTTCCCGTACGCATCTTGCAGAAGACGATGCTGCGCGCAGAACTCAATCGTGCGAGCCTGCATCTTTTGGTGCAGGCCCTGCTGACCGTCGTCTGCTTCATGAACCCGATAACTGCAGTTATCGGGCTTCTCGCGCTGACTGCAGCCTCGGCGTTCGTGCGCGCGGCCATTACCCGCAAGTTATTACGACTCTTGAGTCTGGCGGCGATTGCGGCGCTTTTGGTCGCGATGACACGTGAACCTCTCGGCAGCTTTACCAATTTTTTCACGGCCTATTTGCCTGCACTGGGAACCGCAGGCTTGCCGTCGCTCGTGCTTCTCTGCCTTATCGGCGGCAACATCGTCGCGTTGCTTTTCGTGCCCCGCGAGCGCAACTAGCACGATGCGCGTCGCGATTGTTGGCTGCGGTCGCATTGCGCACGAACTTGAAAGCGACGCGCTGCGTTATAAACCCTGTACGCATCTCGGTGCTCTAAAAAATCTGCAGCGGCGTGACCGCAGTCTGCAGGTCATCGGCTTCTGCGACGCAGCGCCTGAACGCGCGGTCAGCGCCGCGGGCTTCATGCGCGCCGACGGCGCCCGTGTGACTACAGACTACAAAGAAATTCTGGACCTTGAACCCGAGCTGCTCATCATCGCGGCCAGCACCGCAATACACCATAAGATTCTGCTCGCCGCGATCGCAGCAGGGGTTAATCGCATTGTCGCTGAAAAGCCTCTCGTGACCACCAAAGCAGAAGTATCGCAACTCAGGCGGGCGATTCAGAGCAGTAAATCGGTTATCTTACCCAACTACGAGCGGCGCTACCATGACAAATACATTGCGCTACAGCGCCTGATCCAGAACGAACGTAGATCCCCCGCTTATCGCGCGTTTTTCGCCGCCGGCGGCAGCTCGCTTTACGCCGATAAAAAAAGCAGCGACGAGGGAGTTCTGCTGCATGACACAACGCATCTCGTCGATTTGGCGCAGTTCTTATTCGGCACGGTTACAGCACACCGCGTGATTGCCGGCGAGCGCAGGCATCTGCTGTACCTGAAACATAAGAATGGTTCTGAGGGCATTGTAGAGACGAGCCTCGGCGTCGGGGCGTTTCATCTTGAACTGCAGGTCATGCGGCAAAACGAGCGCATTACCGTCGGCAACGGCTTCACGCAGCGTGAAAAGATCGTCGCAAGCCCGCACTACCGCAGGCTTCGGGGTTATGCGCCCGCGAGACGCACAAACGACAAGCCGATGACTGTGGCGATAAATCCGTTTATGAGGCTTTACCGCGAGGCGCTTTATGGCAAGCCTGATAACGGGCACTTCTTCGATGCATTGGCGAATGTTGAGATGCTGTACGCGCGCAGGTCACGGTGAGCTTGTCGAAGCGTGCTTGTAGCCACCTTTCGACAGGCTCAAGGAGACAAAAACGCTAGCGCTTCTGCAGCATCTTCTCGAGGTTATATTGCCGCGTTGCGGGCGCTGCTGCCGGCGACATCTGGTCATACATATTCTGCTCTTGCAGAGTGTTGCCCGTGTCGTATGAGCGCGTGAATTTCTCCCAGGTTTCTTTCGGGAAAGTCAGCGAGTAGCTGAAGTCGAACTTGATTTTTTCGCCGGGCTTGATGTCGAGCTTCCAGTTCAAAATGCCGTTCGCATCTTTCTGCGTCTCTGCGCGACTCGCACCAATATATTTGGTCGAAATATTCGGGTCGCCCGCAACCGGAAACTGGTCGTACACAGTCACCTGGCGTGTTTTTTTCGTGAAGTTAGAAACTTCGATCTCCCACTGGTTTACGACCTCAACTTTACCACCAAAAAGCCCGCTCTTCTCAACGTCGCCGCGTTTGAGCACCCGCTTGAGCTGCATACGCTGGTCGGGCCCGAGAAAAACGTCGAATTCTTCGCCCACTGCGGCAGCGTTCTTTAGCGTAATGTTGCCGACATAACTGCCGTCGAGAAAGGCGTTGAGACTACCTTGCACCGGCGCCGCGCTCGTATTCTTGAGGCGTGCCTTCAGAAAAACGTAAGACGACATCGAAGGTACCGCGACATGCGTCAACGTTCCCTTAAGCGGCGATGCGCTGAGCGTTACCTTATGGTCAGAATTGTCGCTCTGTATGTTTTCACGTCCCGGTAAAGCGATCGAAACTGTCGTTGTCTCTGATGAATCAACAGGTTCAACCGGTGCGTCAGCTTCTTCGCCGGCCTCATCGCGCGCAGCACTGCCCGCACTCAGCTTACCCATCGCACTTTTCGTCGGCCGTGAACCAAAGAGCGAATCAGCAGCGACGCGCCAGGGTTGCAGAATGCCAGGCGTTAAAGCCGTCGAAGGCCGCGCTGTCGAAAGCGTCACCTTCGTGTTTTTCCAGTTTTCGCCTGAATTCTGCCGAATGATTGCATGCGACACGAGCTGAAACTCACTGCCTTCTGCCGAGCCGCGCAGATCATAGACACTGATCCACGAAACATTGGTGACCATGTACTCGAGTTCGACCTTGCCACCTTCTTGGCCCGATCTGACATAAGACACCTCGACTTCGGTGCCCGATGTCTTCGCCGACTGTATCTCGGCATTAAACTCGAGCGTCACTCTGTTCAGATCTTTGCGCAGCTTCTCAAGCCTTTCATCACTTGTGCGGATCTTCCCCTGGTACGTTGACCTTTTCTCTTCGAGAAATCTCAGCGCTTTTTCCCATGACTCGACGTTGAGGGCGTTTGCGCGCGCCTCACGGTCGCTCTGGCTCGTCGTCAATTTCATCATCGAATCGAGCACACGCAACTGGTCTTTCGCATTCGCAAGCTGGTCGCCTTCTTCGCGAATCTGTGCCTCGAGTTTTACTATCTTCTTCTTCAGAGGATGCTCAGCCCATTCGTCGCCATAAACCTTTTCAACGTGGCGCAGTGCCACGCCTGTCACAGTGAGACCCGTGCCAGAGGCTCGCACGGTATCGGGCAGCAACGATTGCGGTAGCGCCATAAACCTGAGCGTACCTGTCGGCTCGGCTGATTCAACGGCCTGCACCCGCCTAACGACTGCCCGGTCGGTAAACACCGTCACCGAGTCGACCTTGCCCGTAACTTTGGTTAAGGCAAAGAGCGGCAGAACCGCGCTAAGCAGCAGGATTGATACGATTATTTTTTTCATAGAGCCTCTCTATTCGTTGTTTGACCTAACTACTTTGCCGCAGCGAGGTGGTTAGAATGCAAACCCTAACTTCTTTCCCTGAGTTTTGACCGAAGCCTGTGTTGCCTTGCCGAGGTCATCGCCTTTTGCCGATTTCGCCGATTCGCGGCTGAGGTATTCGTTGCGCCTGCGGCTCAACTCGTCAATACGCGCCTGAATTTTGCTGCGCTTCTCGCTCTTCTGTTTCGCATACGCCTCGATCTCTTTTTCTGATTTGCCTTTGAGCTCGGCCGGCAATTCTTCACGCTTCACCGCTGTGACACTTTTCTTTTTGCTAAAGATCGTCGTGAGATCCCATTCATTGCTTTCAGAGTATTGCTCAGAATTCTTGGCAACAGCCCGTTCTATTGACGCTCCGCTTGCGGCGGGTGCTGCGGCGATTTTTGCATCCTGAACGCTCATGCGGTCTTTCTCTTCTGCACCCGCGCGGCCAACGGGAATCACGGTAGAGTTATATTCGGCCCCGAGGCGCTGTATTTCTTCATCGTACGGCGTCGCCACGACCTGCACCATGTGGTCATGGTTGATCACGTGAAAGTCGCCCTGCGACAGCTGTGCGCCAGTCAGCCATTGCGTGGCGATGCCTTCTTGACGGCTGCCGCAGAAAATTGTGTTCACGAATATGCCTTGCTGGCGTGCTGCATCCACACTCGCTCTAAAGTCTACCGGGCCCTGCGTAAAGGGTTCGTTACCGGCGATAAAGACCACGCGGTAGACGTCGTCGTACTTTTTCCAGTTGAGCTCTGCCAGAGCGCGCGCTATAACAGCGCCACAGTATTCTTCGCCGCCATTCGTTTTGAGCTCGAATAGTTTTTCTGAGACTTTGTCGAGACTCGAAGTGAACGACAGCACCTGGCGTATATAGTTCTGCTCTGTCGGCAGATTGCTGTTGCCATATTCGTAGAGTGCAACTTCGATACGCGGGCGGCGCCCTTCGCGGTTGCCTTTCGCGAGGGTGTTCACGATTTTCCAGATCTGTGTACGCGCCTGATCGATGAGGCCGTCCATGCTGCTCGATGTATCGATCAGAATTGCGATCTGTACCAACGGCTCACCGAGATAGTTGCCGCGCGGCTGTACGGTGATGACTTCGCTCACGTCTGCCCGCAATACGTTCGCGCGGGCAGTCAGTACGATCTTTGAAGTCGCGATCTCAACGAGCCGCGCGGTCACCTCGAGGTTCTTGCGTTTGCCGGGGGTAATGCTGCCGGTCAGAATATAATCTGCCTGCAAGAGTTCGCCGATACGCGTTTTCGCAGTGGCGCCCGACTGGTCGATCTGGTGCTCGCGCAAGACCTGCTCGATACGATCGCGCTCAATTACGGTGACTTTACCCGCAGCAACGAGCTGTTCTGTCAGCCGGTCTTGCACACCGGTCACTTCAGCTATAGCTTTGGCATCGCCGTGCTTAAAGGCGAGTACCGCGACCGTCTTGCCGGGATTTTTCGCAAAGAAGGCAGAGACATCATTTGCGGCATCATTGAGCGTGGCGGCGTTGGCCTGGCCGGTGAGCGTTGTTATAGCGAGCACCGAGCACATTAAACGGAGTTTGTGTTTCATGAAGCTTAGACGCCGCCGAGTCATAAGCGGTTCACTTTTTCTGCTGGCATGGATGCTGCGCTCCGCCCGTTCAGATGCCGAACATGTAGGCCACCGAAAACCCAGCGCGATATGCCAGGTATTGCTGCGGTTCATTGACATAACGGAGAACCGGCAACTGAACGAAGCACGATACCGACAGCCCCGCAGGCCAGGCGAATACAACACCGGGTGAAAGAAAAAACATGGTGCCGCCGGTATTGCCTATGGCTTCAGAAAAGGAAACTGCAGGCATGAGATGGCGCGCCGTGAGTTCAGTGAACAGGGAAAAATTCGCTTCGTCACGCGAGCCCCACCGCCGCTGCAGAGAGAATCCACCTTCAACACTGTCGCCGACTTTGTAATTCTGCGCCGCTGTTCTGCGCGTGTAAAGCACCGAGGCAGTCAGCGAAGCGCCTTCGCCGAGCCACATCGACCATGCGACTGCACCTGAAAAATCCCACGCACCGCTGCCGGGTGTAAGTGAAGGTTCTATCGAGTACTTTTCTGAAAGCGGGTCGCCGGCGTTTCCACCACCCGTCAGGTGCAGCTTCGGCTGAAGCTGGGGAGCATACGCGGATAGCGGTTTAGCCTCATGGGTCGTGTAATATTTCCCGAGTGGCACTTTGGCAAAACCTGCAAACGTGAGAGTATGCCTGTCCGTTTTCAGGACACGGTACTTGAGATACAAGTCCGGGTCTGCCGTGCCGCCAATATTGCCCAGCCTGATACTGCGGTACGTGCCCCCCGAATCGATCAGTCCCTCACGTACCTCTTCACCGCGGTAGTACCGGTAACGCATACCGGCTTCGAGCGAATCGGTAACGCCTATTGCAGCGGAGACAGTGGACAAGAGGCTCTGTCTGATCGAATCGACATGACTACCCCGCTGATTCATTCGCAGGGTGAGCTCCTGAATATCGGCATCAGAAAGACGTTCGTACTGGCTTACGGCAATTGCCAGCGCAGCCGAAAGTTGAAAACGCTTCAGCGTTGTGGGTTCGATCAGAGTTGCGCCGGCACCGGTGGTGAGCGGGCCGTGATCACTGAAAATCGAATGCGCCAAGATAAAGAAAGCAAATAAAAGAAGAAACTTGTTTTTCATATTTTTCCTATGGATTGTTGAGATGACCCTGAGGCCATGGATTGCTGTAAGCCGTGTTGGCTATGAACTTCGCGTCGGTCAGCGAGCGAAGAAACTCTATCATGTCGGCCCGTTGTTGGGTGGTCAGAGTGAAACCCTTGACGAACGAATTCTTGAATGGTGAAAGCGAACCATCCCCCGCATTTGGGCCACTGGAGATAAGGCGGCCGCCGCGTGCGTAATGATCCAGAACACCATCGAGATCGGCGATCGAACCATCGTGCATATAGGGCGCTGTGAGTTCAATATTGCGCAGGGTGGGAGCTTTGAACCTGCCCATGTCACTCACCAGACCCGTGACTTCTTTGATACCCGTGTTGCCGGTTGGGTATGCCCCTGTGCCGCCAATATTATAGAGGCCGTTGTTGGCAAAATCGATTTCAGCAAATGCCTTGCGCGAATGGTCTTCGCTGTTGGTGAAGTTGATGCCGCCATGGCAATGAAAGCACTCAAACTCTTCGCTGAAGAACATATTGAAGCCGTTCACAGCAGAGGCGCTGATAGCCCCCGATTCACCCCGCGAGAAACGATCGTATGGAGAATCGAAGCCGATAATGGAACGCTGAAATGCCTCGAGAGCACGGGTCACATTGCCCATTGTGTATGGATTTCCACTCTGCGAAAAGGCTGCGGCGAATAACTTCTGGTAAACCGGATCAGACCTGAGCTCACTCAAGCGGCTTTCCTCGAGGCCGACCAGGCCCAACTCAACGGGATTTTCTCCGAAGAGCGGCACCTGCGCCTGCGTGTGCAGCCTCACCATGAGCGGATTGCCCCACGTCAGCACAGGTTGCCAGGCAAGGTTTATGAGCTGCATGCTGTTACGCGGGTGAAACTCCCCCGTTGAACCTTTCGCGACAGTGATACGATTGAGACCGCTCTTGCTGAAATCGGCACTGCCGTCGTCAATGTTGGGGTCGTCGGCAAATGCGTGCGACGGGTGGTGGCAGGTCGCGCACGAAAATGTGCGGTTTCCCGAGAGGCGTTTCTCGTAAAATAGGTGGCGCCCCAAAGCAACCTTTTCATAGGTCATGGGGTTGTCGGCCAGCTCGCGCGGCGCAGGTATATTCGCCGGTATCTGCCAGACGTATCTTGAGCTCGGCGTTGTCAGCTGTGGATCAAAGTTCTCGCAGGCAATGAGACTGCCTGCGAGAATGATTACAGCCCAGCGGCTGCTACACATATTTACTCAGCGCGAAAGAACGACTGTGCGCTGACCTGCGTGGCATGACCTCCGGTCGCAGCCGCGTACACAGTGCTATTCGTTGCATTGCGGGTTGCCTGCGTTGTACCTGTATAGCTATACATGAGACCAAAACGGGGCATGACGCTACGGCATTCGGGATCGCCGTTGCCTGACATGCAACCAGACGGTGCACCGGCATCGGCAACGGTCAGATCGAGGTCCTTGAGCAATTCACGGACGTCGGCGACCAACCGCATGTTGGCGATTCCTGTGAGATCGGTCTGGCTGCCAGCCGGGATATTCAGCGTGATCTCAGGGCGATTGGCCGAATTGCAGTCGGCATTCGATGAAACAGGATTCGTGCCGGTGCAGCTCGTGCTGCCCAGGTGAATGTTGAAGGCAGTGGAATTATAAGCTCCACCACCTGAGGTCAGAAAGTCAAGGCGCGCAAACTTGCGCCCGCTGGTCCATGCCCAGTACAGTGCAGAGACATTGAGTGGTGCAGACGCAGTATTGACATCGAGATGGTTCAGGCTCAGCGGTACTCCGAGGCGAAACTTGATCTTGGTAAACGCGACACCCCCGGTCTGTGGTATTGTTCCCTTAACCTGCGAGTTGGTTGCCGCCGTCGGGCCGGTGGTCGAAGCGCAGCCGCCCGTGCCGTTCTCGAAATCGAGCAGCGCAACGTTCTGGTACTGCCAGGTGCCGTCGTTCGTCATACTGACCGAAACCTCGCTGTTGTCCGCTTTCACGAGACGCACATCGTGCACGTAAATGCGAAAGTCCCGGGCCACGAGATCAGTGTTAGCCGTGCCAACCGCGTTGGCTCCCGTGTAGGTCGTGCCGCAGGCGAAGTCGGCTGTACCAACCTTAGCCTGAAAATTAAGCGTCACATCGTAGGTCGGCGTGGACAC
The sequence above is a segment of the Turneriella parva DSM 21527 genome. Coding sequences within it:
- a CDS encoding mucoidy inhibitor MuiA family protein gives rise to the protein MKKIIVSILLLSAVLPLFALTKVTGKVDSVTVFTDRAVVRRVQAVESAEPTGTLRFMALPQSLLPDTVRASGTGLTVTGVALRHVEKVYGDEWAEHPLKKKIVKLEAQIREEGDQLANAKDQLRVLDSMMKLTTSQSDREARANALNVESWEKALRFLEEKRSTYQGKIRTSDERLEKLRKDLNRVTLEFNAEIQSAKTSGTEVEVSYVRSGQEGGKVELEYMVTNVSWISVYDLRGSAEGSEFQLVSHAIIRQNSGENWKNTKVTLSTARPSTALTPGILQPWRVAADSLFGSRPTKSAMGKLSAGSAARDEAGEEADAPVEPVDSSETTTVSIALPGRENIQSDNSDHKVTLSASPLKGTLTHVAVPSMSSYVFLKARLKNTSAAPVQGSLNAFLDGSYVGNITLKNAAAVGEEFDVFLGPDQRMQLKRVLKRGDVEKSGLFGGKVEVVNQWEIEVSNFTKKTRQVTVYDQFPVAGDPNISTKYIGASRAETQKDANGILNWKLDIKPGEKIKFDFSYSLTFPKETWEKFTRSYDTGNTLQEQNMYDQMSPAAAPATRQYNLEKMLQKR
- a CDS encoding methanobactin export MATE transporter MbnM; protein product: MCSSRWAVIILAGSLIACENFDPQLTTPSSRYVWQIPANIPAPRELADNPMTYEKVALGRHLFYEKRLSGNRTFSCATCHHPSHAFADDPNIDDGSADFSKSGLNRITVAKGSTGEFHPRNSMQLINLAWQPVLTWGNPLMVRLHTQAQVPLFGENPVELGLVGLEESRLSELRSDPVYQKLFAAAFSQSGNPYTMGNVTRALEAFQRSIIGFDSPYDRFSRGESGAISASAVNGFNMFFSEEFECFHCHGGINFTNSEDHSRKAFAEIDFANNGLYNIGGTGAYPTGNTGIKEVTGLVSDMGRFKAPTLRNIELTAPYMHDGSIADLDGVLDHYARGGRLISSGPNAGDGSLSPFKNSFVKGFTLTTQQRADMIEFLRSLTDAKFIANTAYSNPWPQGHLNNP
- a CDS encoding Gfo/Idh/MocA family protein, which encodes MRVAIVGCGRIAHELESDALRYKPCTHLGALKNLQRRDRSLQVIGFCDAAPERAVSAAGFMRADGARVTTDYKEILDLEPELLIIAASTAIHHKILLAAIAAGVNRIVAEKPLVTTKAEVSQLRRAIQSSKSVILPNYERRYHDKYIALQRLIQNERRSPAYRAFFAAGGSSLYADKKSSDEGVLLHDTTHLVDLAQFLFGTVTAHRVIAGERRHLLYLKHKNGSEGIVETSLGVGAFHLELQVMRQNERITVGNGFTQREKIVASPHYRRLRGYAPARRTNDKPMTVAINPFMRLYREALYGKPDNGHFFDALANVEMLYARRSR
- a CDS encoding transporter, with product MKNKFLLLFAFFILAHSIFSDHGPLTTGAGATLIEPTTLKRFQLSAALAIAVSQYERLSDADIQELTLRMNQRGSHVDSIRQSLLSTVSAAIGVTDSLEAGMRYRYYRGEEVREGLIDSGGTYRSIRLGNIGGTADPDLYLKYRVLKTDRHTLTFAGFAKVPLGKYYTTHEAKPLSAYAPQLQPKLHLTGGGNAGDPLSEKYSIEPSLTPGSGAWDFSGAVAWSMWLGEGASLTASVLYTRRTAAQNYKVGDSVEGGFSLQRRWGSRDEANFSLFTELTARHLMPAVSFSEAIGNTGGTMFFLSPGVVFAWPAGLSVSCFVQLPVLRYVNEPQQYLAYRAGFSVAYMFGI
- a CDS encoding CsgG/HfaB family protein — translated: MKHKLRLMCSVLAITTLTGQANAATLNDAANDVSAFFAKNPGKTVAVLAFKHGDAKAIAEVTGVQDRLTEQLVAAGKVTVIERDRIEQVLREHQIDQSGATAKTRIGELLQADYILTGSITPGKRKNLEVTARLVEIATSKIVLTARANVLRADVSEVITVQPRGNYLGEPLVQIAILIDTSSSMDGLIDQARTQIWKIVNTLAKGNREGRRPRIEVALYEYGNSNLPTEQNYIRQVLSFTSSLDKVSEKLFELKTNGGEEYCGAVIARALAELNWKKYDDVYRVVFIAGNEPFTQGPVDFRASVDAARQQGIFVNTIFCGSRQEGIATQWLTGAQLSQGDFHVINHDHMVQVVATPYDEEIQRLGAEYNSTVIPVGRAGAEEKDRMSVQDAKIAAAPAASGASIERAVAKNSEQYSESNEWDLTTIFSKKKSVTAVKREELPAELKGKSEKEIEAYAKQKSEKRSKIQARIDELSRRRNEYLSRESAKSAKGDDLGKATQASVKTQGKKLGFAF
- a CDS encoding MbnP family copper-binding protein, which produces MKRAILIFAVLLSYLPGCANTGDKAPESTASNSVSTPTYDVTLNFQAKVGTADFACGTTYTGANAVGTANTDLVARDFRIYVHDVRLVKADNSEVSVSMTNDGTWQYQNVALLDFENGTGGCASTTGPTAATNSQVKGTIPQTGGVAFTKIKFRLGVPLSLNHLDVNTASAPLNVSALYWAWTSGRKFARLDFLTSGGGAYNSTAFNIHLGSTSCTGTNPVSSNADCNSANRPEITLNIPAGSQTDLTGIANMRLVADVRELLKDLDLTVADAGAPSGCMSGNGDPECRSVMPRFGLMYSYTGTTQATRNATNSTVYAAATGGHATQVSAQSFFRAE